A stretch of the Alnus glutinosa chromosome 6, dhAlnGlut1.1, whole genome shotgun sequence genome encodes the following:
- the LOC133871073 gene encoding putative clathrin assembly protein At5g57200 isoform X1, with protein MGTFDTFRKAYGALKDSTKVGLAKVNSEFKDLDIAIVKATNHVECPPKERHVRRIYSATSVVRPRADVAYCIHALAKRLSKTRNWIVAIKTLIVIHRTLREGDPTFREELLNYSYRGHILQISNFKDDSSPLAWDCSAWVRTYALFLEERLECFRVLKYDIESERLTKSSPAASKVHSRTRMLACDELLEQLPALQQLLYRLIGCQPEGTAYSNYLIQYALALVLKESFKVYCAVNDGIINLVDMFFDMSRHDAVKALNIYQRAGQQAENLADLYDYCKGLDLARNFQFPTLRQPPPSFLATMEEYIKEAPQTGSVNKRLEYQETEQLSVKVDDPEEPSEGEKQEEKPLVVTEEPKEEEVEPPPLISTEDNRDLLGLNEINPKAAELEESNALALAIVPPGNDSSFNSSLRDIGGTAGWELALVTTPSNNPSQLVESKLAGGFDKLLLDSLYEDEAARRQIQLQDAGYGYGGMTVQNPFDQRQDPFLMSNSIAPPTNVQMEMMAKQQQQNQNQQMMFQQQQLNTMMVPFQYQSQYPQQSQYPLQQFQHMASSNPFGDPFLSHPQSSMPQQGNPNLI; from the exons ATGGGGACGTTCGACACCTTCAGGAAAGCCTATGGAGCTCTCAAGGACTCCACCAAGGTTGGACTCGCCAAGGTCAACAGCGAATTCAAG GATTTGGACATTGCCATCGTGAAGGCCACCAATCACGTCGAGTGCCCTCCCAAGGAGCGTCACGTTCGAA GAATTTATTCGGCGACATCAGTGGTACGTCCAAGGGCCGATGTGGCCTACTGCATACACGCACTTGCAAAGAGATTGTCCAAGACCAGAAATTGGATT GTTGCTATAAAGACATTGATAGTCATTCACAGGACATTGAGAGAGGGTGATCCTACGTTCAGAGAGGAGCTTCTGAATTACTCATACAGAGGACACATCCTCCAAATATCCAACTTCAAAGATGATTCAAGCCCTCTTG CATGGGATTGTTCGGCATGGGTTCGGACTTATGCACTCTTTCTAGAGGAACGGCTTGAGTGTTTTAGAGTCTTGAAATATGATATTGAGTCAGAGCGTTTGACAAAGTCATCTCCAGCAGCAAGCAAG GTACATAGTAGAACCCGGATGTTGGCTTGTGATGAGCTGTTGGAGCAGCTACCTGCATTACAGCAGCTGCTTTACCGCCTTATAGGTTGCCAG CCTGAAGGAACAGCTTATAGCAATTATCTCATACAGTACGCCTTGGCCCTG GTGTTGAAAGAGAGCTTTAAGGTATACTGCGCCGTCAATGATGGGATTATAAATCTGGTGGACATG TTCTTTGATATGTCAAGACATGATGCTGTTAAAGCTCTCAATATTTACCAAAGAGCTGGCCAGCAG GCAGAAAATCTTGCTGATTTATATGATTATTGCAAGGGTTTGGATCTTGCTAGGAACTTTCAGTTTCCTACATTGAGACAG CCGCCTCCATCATTCCTTGCAACAATGGAGGAGTATATAAAAGAAGCACCTCAGACAGGTTCTGTAAATAAGAGACTG GAGTATCAGGAGACGGAACAGTTGTCTGTGAAAGTTGATGACCCTGAAGAACCTTCTGAAGGTGAAAAACAAGAGGAAAAACCACTTGTAGTTACAGAGGAACCTAAGGAAGAGGAGGTGGAACCTCCACCATTGATATCAACTGAAGACAATAGGGATCTGCTG GGTCTAaatgaaattaatccaaaagcTGCAGAACTTGAGGAAAGCAATGCTTTGGCTCTCGCAATAGTTCCACCTG GGAATGATTCTTCATTTAATAGTAGTTTGAGAGATATCGGTGGGACTGCGGGTTGGGAGCTAGCTCTGGTTACCACACCAAGCAACAACCCTAGCCAGTTGGTGGAAAGCAAATTG GCTGGCGGGTTTGACAAGCTATTACTGGATAGCTTGTATGAAGATGAAGCTGCCAGGAGACAGATACAACTGCAGGATGCAGGGTATGGATATGGGGGGATGACGGTGCAAAATCCGTTCGATCAACGACAGGATCCGTTTTTAATGTCCAACAGCATAGCACCCCCAACCAATGTCCAGATGGAAATGATGGCTAAGCAACAACAGCAAAACCAAAACCAGCAAATGATGTTTCAACAGCAGCAACTCAACACCATGATGGTACCTTTCCAGTATCAATCCCAATATCCTCAACAATCTCAATATCCTCTACAACAGTTCCAACATATGGCCTCTTCTAATCCCTTTGGAGATCCATTCCTTAGCCACCCACAAAGTTCAATGCCACAGCAGGGAAATCCCAACCTGATTTAG
- the LOC133871587 gene encoding uncharacterized protein LOC133871587 yields MDKLLNAQSTKQIQNNRLRIKTSIDVVRWLAFQGCAFRGHDETLDSKNRGNFLEMIKILASYIEKVATVVLENAPKSAKYTSHRIQKEILQVMASKVRDKIREDIGDSKFCIIVDDARDESKREQMAIVLRFVDKYGFIQKRFFDLVYVKDISALTLKNKISDVLSHHGLDIQNIRGQGYDGASNMHGKWKGLQALFLNDCPYAYYVHGFARQLQLALVAASREVIYVHEFFTNLNFIINMVGALFSAAKILIQKPRDDDWEKLLESVAFFSKKFEIDIPNLSARYIEGRGRNEQNHITVEHHYHFDIFNTAIDFQLQELNCRFGERAVKLLTLSSALDPKDGYKSFKIDDICSLTKVYYPLDFSEQKKINLGLWLKYFELDVQNDLKLQNLSSVAELCQGLAETGKSKTYYLIDRLIRLVLTLPMSTATIERAFSGMKIVKTRLRNKIDDEFLANSLVVYIEREIGESFNLDSILDDFVSLKGRKLDF; encoded by the exons ATGGATAAATTATTGAATGCACAAAGTactaaacaaattcaaaataatcgaCTACGTATAAAAACTTCTATTGATGTTGTTCGGTGGCTTGCATTTCAAGGATGTGCTtttagaggtcatgatgagACTCTTGATTCAAAAAATCGAGGAAATTTTCTTGAGATGATTAAAATTTTGGCATCATATATTGAAAAAGTTGCAACAGTTGTTTTGGAAAATGCTCCTAAATCTGCAAAGTATACTTCACATAGAATTCAAAAGGAGATTTTGCAAGTCATGGCAAGTAAAGTGCGAGATAAAATTCGTGAAGATATTGGAGACTCTAAATTTTGCATTATTGTTGATGACGCACGAGATGAGTCTAAAAGAGAACAAATGGCTattgttttgagatttgttgacaaatatGGTTTTATACAAAAACGCTTCTTTGATCTTGTTTATGTTAAAGATATATCGGCATTGACTCTCAAGAATAAAATATCTGATGTTCTTTCTCATCATGGACTTGACATTCAAAATATTCGTGGACAAGGATATGATGGTGCTAGTAATATGCATGGTAAATGGAAAGGATTGCAGGCATTATTTCTTAATGATTGTCCTTATGCATACTATGTTCATGGTTTTGCTCGCCAATTGCAATTAGCATTAGTTGCTGCATCTAGAGAAGTGATTTATGTTCATGAGTTCttcacaaatttgaatttcattatcaatATGGTTGGTGCTTTAT TTTCTGCTGCAAAAATACTTATCCAAAAGCCGAGAGATGATGATTGGGAGAAATTGCTTGAGAGTGTTGcctttttctccaaaaaatttgaaattgacatcCCAAACTTGAGTGCTCGTTATATTGAAGGTCGAGGTCGTAATGAACAGAATCACATTACAGTGgagcatcattatcattttgacatattcaatACTGCCATAGACTTTCAACTGCAAGAGCTTAATTGTAGATTTGGTGAAAGGGCAGTCAAACTTTTGACACTTAGCTCAGCTTTGGATCCAAAGGATggttataaatcatttaaaattgatgatatatgtagTCTTACGAAGGTATATtatcctcttgatttttctgagcagaagaaaattaatttgggaCTCTGGTTGAAgtattttgaacttgatgtgcaaaATGATTTGAAGTTGCAAAATTTGTCTTCCGTTGCAGAATTATGTCAAGGATTGGCAGAGAcaggaaaatcaaagacatactatcttattgatagattgattcGTCTTGTTTTGACTCTTCCAATGTCTACAGCGACTATCGAACGAGCCTTTTCAGGtatgaaaattgttaaaacaagaCTTCGCAACAAAATAGATGATGAATTTCTTGCAAATAGTTTAGTTGTATATATTGAAAGGGAAATTGGTGAGAGCTTCAATTTAGATtcgatacttgatgattttgtttctctaaaagGACGTAAATTAGATTTTTGA
- the LOC133871073 gene encoding putative clathrin assembly protein At5g57200 isoform X2, whose amino-acid sequence MGTFDTFRKAYGALKDSTKVGLAKVNSEFKDLDIAIVKATNHVECPPKERHVRRIYSATSVVRPRADVAYCIHALAKRLSKTRNWIVAIKTLIVIHRTLREGDPTFREELLNYSYRGHILQISNFKDDSSPLAWDCSAWVRTYALFLEERLECFRVLKYDIESERLTKSSPAASKVHSRTRMLACDELLEQLPALQQLLYRLIGCQVLKESFKVYCAVNDGIINLVDMFFDMSRHDAVKALNIYQRAGQQAENLADLYDYCKGLDLARNFQFPTLRQPPPSFLATMEEYIKEAPQTGSVNKRLEYQETEQLSVKVDDPEEPSEGEKQEEKPLVVTEEPKEEEVEPPPLISTEDNRDLLGLNEINPKAAELEESNALALAIVPPGNDSSFNSSLRDIGGTAGWELALVTTPSNNPSQLVESKLAGGFDKLLLDSLYEDEAARRQIQLQDAGYGYGGMTVQNPFDQRQDPFLMSNSIAPPTNVQMEMMAKQQQQNQNQQMMFQQQQLNTMMVPFQYQSQYPQQSQYPLQQFQHMASSNPFGDPFLSHPQSSMPQQGNPNLI is encoded by the exons ATGGGGACGTTCGACACCTTCAGGAAAGCCTATGGAGCTCTCAAGGACTCCACCAAGGTTGGACTCGCCAAGGTCAACAGCGAATTCAAG GATTTGGACATTGCCATCGTGAAGGCCACCAATCACGTCGAGTGCCCTCCCAAGGAGCGTCACGTTCGAA GAATTTATTCGGCGACATCAGTGGTACGTCCAAGGGCCGATGTGGCCTACTGCATACACGCACTTGCAAAGAGATTGTCCAAGACCAGAAATTGGATT GTTGCTATAAAGACATTGATAGTCATTCACAGGACATTGAGAGAGGGTGATCCTACGTTCAGAGAGGAGCTTCTGAATTACTCATACAGAGGACACATCCTCCAAATATCCAACTTCAAAGATGATTCAAGCCCTCTTG CATGGGATTGTTCGGCATGGGTTCGGACTTATGCACTCTTTCTAGAGGAACGGCTTGAGTGTTTTAGAGTCTTGAAATATGATATTGAGTCAGAGCGTTTGACAAAGTCATCTCCAGCAGCAAGCAAG GTACATAGTAGAACCCGGATGTTGGCTTGTGATGAGCTGTTGGAGCAGCTACCTGCATTACAGCAGCTGCTTTACCGCCTTATAGGTTGCCAG GTGTTGAAAGAGAGCTTTAAGGTATACTGCGCCGTCAATGATGGGATTATAAATCTGGTGGACATG TTCTTTGATATGTCAAGACATGATGCTGTTAAAGCTCTCAATATTTACCAAAGAGCTGGCCAGCAG GCAGAAAATCTTGCTGATTTATATGATTATTGCAAGGGTTTGGATCTTGCTAGGAACTTTCAGTTTCCTACATTGAGACAG CCGCCTCCATCATTCCTTGCAACAATGGAGGAGTATATAAAAGAAGCACCTCAGACAGGTTCTGTAAATAAGAGACTG GAGTATCAGGAGACGGAACAGTTGTCTGTGAAAGTTGATGACCCTGAAGAACCTTCTGAAGGTGAAAAACAAGAGGAAAAACCACTTGTAGTTACAGAGGAACCTAAGGAAGAGGAGGTGGAACCTCCACCATTGATATCAACTGAAGACAATAGGGATCTGCTG GGTCTAaatgaaattaatccaaaagcTGCAGAACTTGAGGAAAGCAATGCTTTGGCTCTCGCAATAGTTCCACCTG GGAATGATTCTTCATTTAATAGTAGTTTGAGAGATATCGGTGGGACTGCGGGTTGGGAGCTAGCTCTGGTTACCACACCAAGCAACAACCCTAGCCAGTTGGTGGAAAGCAAATTG GCTGGCGGGTTTGACAAGCTATTACTGGATAGCTTGTATGAAGATGAAGCTGCCAGGAGACAGATACAACTGCAGGATGCAGGGTATGGATATGGGGGGATGACGGTGCAAAATCCGTTCGATCAACGACAGGATCCGTTTTTAATGTCCAACAGCATAGCACCCCCAACCAATGTCCAGATGGAAATGATGGCTAAGCAACAACAGCAAAACCAAAACCAGCAAATGATGTTTCAACAGCAGCAACTCAACACCATGATGGTACCTTTCCAGTATCAATCCCAATATCCTCAACAATCTCAATATCCTCTACAACAGTTCCAACATATGGCCTCTTCTAATCCCTTTGGAGATCCATTCCTTAGCCACCCACAAAGTTCAATGCCACAGCAGGGAAATCCCAACCTGATTTAG
- the LOC133871073 gene encoding putative clathrin assembly protein At5g57200 isoform X3, producing MVAIKTLIVIHRTLREGDPTFREELLNYSYRGHILQISNFKDDSSPLAWDCSAWVRTYALFLEERLECFRVLKYDIESERLTKSSPAASKVHSRTRMLACDELLEQLPALQQLLYRLIGCQPEGTAYSNYLIQYALALVLKESFKVYCAVNDGIINLVDMFFDMSRHDAVKALNIYQRAGQQAENLADLYDYCKGLDLARNFQFPTLRQPPPSFLATMEEYIKEAPQTGSVNKRLEYQETEQLSVKVDDPEEPSEGEKQEEKPLVVTEEPKEEEVEPPPLISTEDNRDLLGLNEINPKAAELEESNALALAIVPPGNDSSFNSSLRDIGGTAGWELALVTTPSNNPSQLVESKLAGGFDKLLLDSLYEDEAARRQIQLQDAGYGYGGMTVQNPFDQRQDPFLMSNSIAPPTNVQMEMMAKQQQQNQNQQMMFQQQQLNTMMVPFQYQSQYPQQSQYPLQQFQHMASSNPFGDPFLSHPQSSMPQQGNPNLI from the exons ATG GTTGCTATAAAGACATTGATAGTCATTCACAGGACATTGAGAGAGGGTGATCCTACGTTCAGAGAGGAGCTTCTGAATTACTCATACAGAGGACACATCCTCCAAATATCCAACTTCAAAGATGATTCAAGCCCTCTTG CATGGGATTGTTCGGCATGGGTTCGGACTTATGCACTCTTTCTAGAGGAACGGCTTGAGTGTTTTAGAGTCTTGAAATATGATATTGAGTCAGAGCGTTTGACAAAGTCATCTCCAGCAGCAAGCAAG GTACATAGTAGAACCCGGATGTTGGCTTGTGATGAGCTGTTGGAGCAGCTACCTGCATTACAGCAGCTGCTTTACCGCCTTATAGGTTGCCAG CCTGAAGGAACAGCTTATAGCAATTATCTCATACAGTACGCCTTGGCCCTG GTGTTGAAAGAGAGCTTTAAGGTATACTGCGCCGTCAATGATGGGATTATAAATCTGGTGGACATG TTCTTTGATATGTCAAGACATGATGCTGTTAAAGCTCTCAATATTTACCAAAGAGCTGGCCAGCAG GCAGAAAATCTTGCTGATTTATATGATTATTGCAAGGGTTTGGATCTTGCTAGGAACTTTCAGTTTCCTACATTGAGACAG CCGCCTCCATCATTCCTTGCAACAATGGAGGAGTATATAAAAGAAGCACCTCAGACAGGTTCTGTAAATAAGAGACTG GAGTATCAGGAGACGGAACAGTTGTCTGTGAAAGTTGATGACCCTGAAGAACCTTCTGAAGGTGAAAAACAAGAGGAAAAACCACTTGTAGTTACAGAGGAACCTAAGGAAGAGGAGGTGGAACCTCCACCATTGATATCAACTGAAGACAATAGGGATCTGCTG GGTCTAaatgaaattaatccaaaagcTGCAGAACTTGAGGAAAGCAATGCTTTGGCTCTCGCAATAGTTCCACCTG GGAATGATTCTTCATTTAATAGTAGTTTGAGAGATATCGGTGGGACTGCGGGTTGGGAGCTAGCTCTGGTTACCACACCAAGCAACAACCCTAGCCAGTTGGTGGAAAGCAAATTG GCTGGCGGGTTTGACAAGCTATTACTGGATAGCTTGTATGAAGATGAAGCTGCCAGGAGACAGATACAACTGCAGGATGCAGGGTATGGATATGGGGGGATGACGGTGCAAAATCCGTTCGATCAACGACAGGATCCGTTTTTAATGTCCAACAGCATAGCACCCCCAACCAATGTCCAGATGGAAATGATGGCTAAGCAACAACAGCAAAACCAAAACCAGCAAATGATGTTTCAACAGCAGCAACTCAACACCATGATGGTACCTTTCCAGTATCAATCCCAATATCCTCAACAATCTCAATATCCTCTACAACAGTTCCAACATATGGCCTCTTCTAATCCCTTTGGAGATCCATTCCTTAGCCACCCACAAAGTTCAATGCCACAGCAGGGAAATCCCAACCTGATTTAG